In Ctenopharyngodon idella isolate HZGC_01 chromosome 1, HZGC01, whole genome shotgun sequence, a single genomic region encodes these proteins:
- the LOC127516891 gene encoding alveolar macrophage chemotactic factor 2 → MRGFTPQTFTTAPAALVTFFESSSNHWSLSLLHFLFNYFTSKQVMAFLPKALLLLLLAVVCIQLSGVQAETPRDRCWCVETKKYVRKETIEEFSIFPIRPRCDKVEIILTLKPVNNISEVVQRCLNPSSAQGKNLQTCWKSRNTNNTFTFKMSNCPMSQNA, encoded by the exons atgagaggcttcactccTCAAACTTTCACTACAGCTCCAGCAGCACTTGTTACTTTCTTTGAAAGCTCATCAAACCATTGGAGTTTATCTCTTTTGCAtttcttatttaattatttcactAGCAAACAAGTTATGGCATTTTTACCCAAAGCCCTTCTTCTGCTGCTGCTTGCAGTAGTTTGTATTCAACTGAGTGGAG TTCAAGCTGAAACACCACGTGACAGGTGCTGGTGTGTGGAGACTAAGAAATATGTCCGAAAGGAAACTATTGAAGAGTTCTCCATTTTCCCTATAAGACCACGCTGCGACAAAGTAGAAATCAT ACTGACACTAAAACCTGTGAATAATATAAGTGAAGTCGTCCAGCGCTGCTTGAATCCAAGTTCAGCGCAGGGCAAGAACCTGCAGACTTGCTGGAAGAG CAGGAACACCAATAACACCTTCACTTTTAAGATGTCCAATTGCCCAATGTCACAAAATGCCTAA